From a single Leopardus geoffroyi isolate Oge1 chromosome E1, O.geoffroyi_Oge1_pat1.0, whole genome shotgun sequence genomic region:
- the HDAC5 gene encoding histone deacetylase 5 isoform X4 — MSGREPSLEILPRTPLHGIPVAVEVKPVLPGAMPSSMGGGGGGSPSPAELRGALAGPVDPSLREQQLQQELLALKQQQQLQKQLLFAEFQKQHDHLTRQHEVQLQKHLKQQQEMLAAKRQQELEQQRQREQQRQEELEKQRLEQQLLILRNKEKSKESAIASTEVKLRLQEFLLSKSKEPTPGGLNHSLPQHPKCWGAHHASLDQSSPPQSGPPGTPPSYKLPLLGPYDSRDDFPLRKTASEPNLKVRSRLKQKVAERRSSPLLRRKDGTVISTFKKRAVEITGAGPGVSSVCNSAPGSGPSSPNSSHSTIAENGFTGSVPNIPTEMLPQHRALPLDSSPNQFSLYTSPSLPNISLGLQATVTVTNSHLTASPKLSTQQEAERQALQSLRQGGALTGKFMSTSSIPGCLLGVALEGDTSPHGHASLLQHVLLLEQARQQSTLIAVPLHGQSPLVTGERVATSMRTVGKLPRHRPLSRTQSSPLPQSPQALQQLVMQQQHQQFLEKQKQQQLQLGKILTKTGELPRQPTTHPEETEEELTEQQEALLGEGALSIPREGSTESESTQEDLEEEEEEEEEEEEEEEEDCIQVKDEEGESGTEEGPDSEESSAGYKKVFSDAQQLQPLQVYQAPLSLATVPHQALGRTQSSPAAPGGMKSPPDQPTKHLFTTGVVYDTFMLKHQCMCGNTHVHPEHAGRIQSIWSRLQETGLLSKCERIRGRKATLDEIQTVHSEYHTLLYGTSPLNRQKLDSKKLLGPISQKMYAVLPCGGIGVDSDTVWNEMHSSSAVRMAVGCLVELAFKVAAGELKNGFAIIRPPGHHAEESTAMGFCFFNSVAITAKLLQQKLNVGKVLIVDWDIHHGNGTQQAFYNDPSVLYISLHRYDNGNFFPGSGAPEEVGGGPGVGYNVNVAWTGGVDPPIGDVEYLTAFRWALRRAKGRVGAPWALPWEGQKALRLVWVRGLVSGGGGGTQSEGRPGLATCQGQLGPSLCRTVVMPIAHEFSPDVVLVSAGFDAVEGHLSPLGGYSVTARCFGHLTRQLMTLAGGRVVLALEGGHDLTAICDASEACVSALLSVELQPLDEAVLQQKPNINAVATLEKVIEIQSKHWSCVQRFAAGLGRSLREAQAGETEEAETVSAMALLSVGAEQAQAAAAREHSPRPAEEPMEQEPAL; from the exons TGGAGGTGAAGCCGGTGCTGCCGGGAGCCATGCCCAGCtccatggggggcgggggtggaggcaGCCCCAGCCCCGCGGAGCTGCGGGGTGCCCTGGCGGGCCCTGTGGACCCCTCACTGAGggagcagcagctgcagcaggaGCTCCTGGCActcaagcagcagcagcagctgcagaaGCAGCTCCTGTTCGCCGAGTTCCAGAAACAGCACGACCACCTGACGCGGCAGCATGAGGTCCAGCTGCAGAAGCACCTCAAG cagcagcaggagatGCTGGCGGCCAAGAGGCAGCAGGAGCTGGAGCAGCAGCGGCAGCGGGAGCAGCAGCGGCAGGAAGAGCTGGAGAAGCAGCGGCTGGAGCAGCAGCTGCTCATCCTGCGAAACAaggagaagagcaaagaga GTGCCATCGCCAGCACTGAGGTGAAGCTGAGGCTCCAGGAATTCCTCTTGTCGAAGTCAAAGGAGCCCACGCCAGGCGGCCTCAACCATTCCCTCCCACAGCATCCCAAATGCTG gGGAGCCCACCATGCTTCTTTGGACCAGAGTTCCCCTCCCCAGAGTGGCCCCCCTGGGACGCCTCCCTCCTACAAACTGCCTTTGCTTGGGCCCTATGACAGCCGCGATGACTTCCCCCTCCGCAAAACAG CCTCTGAACCCAACTTGAAAGTGCGTTCGAGGCTAAAGCAGAAGGTGGCTGAGCGGAGAAGCAGTCCCCTCCTGCGTCGCAAGGATGGGACAGTCATTAGCACCTTTAAGAAGAGAGCTGTTGAGATCACTGGTGCTGGGCCTGGAG TGTCGTCCGTGTGTAACAGCGCACCAGGCTCCGGCCCCAGCTCTCCCAACAGCTCCCACAGCACCATTGCTGAGAATGGCTTTACTGGCTCAGTCCCCAACATCCCCACTGAG ATGCTCCCCCAGCACCGGGCCCTCCCTCTGGACAGCTCCCCCAACCAGTTCAGCCTCTAcacgtctccctctctgcccaacATCTCCCTAGGGCTGCAGGCCACAGTCACTGTCACCAACTCGCACCTCACG gcctccccgAAGCTGTCAACGCAGCAGGAGGCCGAGAGGCAGGCCCTCCAGTCCCTGCGGCAGGGTGGCGCGCTGACGGGCAAGTTCATGAGCACATCCTCCATCCCCGGCTGCCTGCTGGGTGTGGCGCTGGAGGGTGACACCAGCCCCCACGGGCATGCCTCCCTGCTGCAGCACGTGCTGCTGCTGGAGCAGGCTCGGCAGCAAAGCACCCTCATCGCCG TGCCACTCCACGGGCAGTCCCCGCTGGTGACAGGTGAACGTGTGGCCACCAGCATGCGGACAGTGGGCAAGCTCCCGCGGCACCGGCCCTTGAGCCGCACTCAGTCCTCCCCGCTACCCCAGAGCCCCCAGGCCCTGCAGCAGCTGGTCAtgcagcagcagcaccagcagtTCCTGGAGAAACAGAAGCAACAGCAGCTGCAGCTGGGCAAG ATCCTCACCAAGACTGGGGAGCTGCCACGGCAGCCCACCACCCACCccgaggagacagaggaggagctgACGGAGCAGCAGGAGGCCTTGCTTGGGGAGGGGGCCCTGTCCATCCCCCGGGAAGGCTCCACGGAGAGTGAGAGTACGCAGGAagacctggaggaggaggaagaggaggaggaggaggaggaggaagaggaggaggaggactgcATCCAGGTCAAGGACGAGGAGGGCGAGAGCGGCACCGAGGAGGGGCCCGACTCGGAGGAGTCCAGTGCTGGTTACAAGAAG GTGTTCTCAGATGCCCAGCAGCTGCAGCCCCTTCAGGTGTATCAGGCACCCCTCAGCCTGGCCACTGTGCCCCACCAGGCCCTGGGCCGCACCCAGTCCTCACCTGCTGCCCCTGGGGGCATGAAGAGCCCCCCAGACCAGCCCACCAAGCACCTCTTCACCACAG GTGTGGTCTACGACACGTTCATGCTGAAGCATCAGTGCATGTGCGGGAACACACACGTGCACCCTGAGCATGCTGGCCGGATCCAGAGCATCTGGTCTCGGCTGCAGGAGACAGGCCTGCTTAGCAAGTGTGAG CGGATCCGGGGTCGCAAAGCCACACTGGACGAGATCCAGACGGTGCACTCCGAATACCACACGCTGCTCTATGGGACCAGCCCCCTCAACCGACAGAAGCTTGACAGCAAGAAGCTGCTTG GCCCCATCAGCCAGAAGATGTATGCCGTGCTGCCTTGTGGGGGCATTGGG GTGGACAGTGACACTGTGTGGAACGAGATGCACTCCTCCAGTGCTGTGCGCATGGCAGTGGGCTGCCTGGTAGAGCTGGCTTTCAAGGTGGCAGCAGGAGAGCTCAAG AATGGATTTGCCATCATCCGGCCCCCAGGACACCACGCAGAGGAATCCACAGCCAT ggGATTCTGCTTCTTCAACTCTGTAGCCATCACAGCCAAACTCCTACAGCAGAAGCTGAACGTGGGCAAGGTTCTCATCGTGGACTGG GACATTCACCACGGCAATGGCACCCAACAAGCGTTTTACAATGACCCGTCTGTGCTCTACATCTCCCTGCATCGCTATGACAACGGGAACTTCTTTCCAGGCTCTGGGGCTCCTGAAGAG GTTGGCGGAGGGCCAGGTGTGGGGTACAATGTGAACGTGGCATGGACGGGAGGTGTGGATCCCCCCATCGGAGATGTGGAGTACCTAACGGCCTTCAGGTGGGCACTGAGAAGGGCCAAGGGCAGGGTGGGAGCCCCCTGGGCCCTgccatgggaggggcagaaggcaCTCAGGTTGGTGTGGGTGAGGGGTCTtgtctcggggggggggggggggacacagagtgAGGGGAGGCCTGGCCTAGCCACCTGCCAGGGTCAGCTTGGGCCCTCCCTTTGCAGGACAGTGGTGATGCCCATTGCCCACGAGTTCTCACCTGACGTGGTCCTGGTCTCTGCCGGGTTTGATGCTGTTGAGGGACACCTGTCTCCACTGGGTGGCTACTCTGTCACCGCCAGAT GTTTTGGCCACTTAACCAGGCAGCTGATGACGCTGGCAGGGGGCCGGGTGGTGCTGGCCCTGGAGGGAGGCCACGACTTGACCGCCATCTGTGATGCCTCTGAGGCCTGTGTCTCAGCCCTGCTCAGCGTGGAG CTGCAGCCCTTGGACGAGGCAGTCTTGCAACAAAAGCCCAACATCAACGCAGTGGCCACGCTAGAGAAAGTCATCGAGATCCAGA GCAAACACTGGAGCTGCGTACAGAGGTTCGCTGCTGGTCTAGGCCGTTCCCTGCGGGAGGCCCAGGCAGGGGAGACGGAGGAGGCTGAGACTGTGAGTGCCATGGCCTTGCTGTCGGTGGGGGCCGAGCAGGCCCAGGCTGCTGCAGCCCGGGAGCACAGCCCCAG GCCGGCAGAGGAGCCCATGGAACAGGAGCCTGCCCTGTGA
- the HDAC5 gene encoding histone deacetylase 5 isoform X7 gives MNSPTESVEVKPVLPGAMPSSMGGGGGGSPSPAELRGALAGPVDPSLREQQLQQELLALKQQQQLQKQLLFAEFQKQHDHLTRQHEVQLQKHLKQQQEMLAAKRQQELEQQRQREQQRQEELEKQRLEQQLLILRNKEKSKESAIASTEVKLRLQEFLLSKSKEPTPGGLNHSLPQHPKCWGAHHASLDQSSPPQSGPPGTPPSYKLPLLGPYDSRDDFPLRKTASEPNLKVRSRLKQKVAERRSSPLLRRKDGTVISTFKKRAVEITGAGPGVSSVCNSAPGSGPSSPNSSHSTIAENGFTGSVPNIPTEMLPQHRALPLDSSPNQFSLYTSPSLPNISLGLQATVTVTNSHLTASPKLSTQQEAERQALQSLRQGGALTGKFMSTSSIPGCLLGVALEGDTSPHGHASLLQHVLLLEQARQQSTLIAVPLHGQSPLVTGERVATSMRTVGKLPRHRPLSRTQSSPLPQSPQALQQLVMQQQHQQFLEKQKQQQLQLGKILTKTGELPRQPTTHPEETEEELTEQQEALLGEGALSIPREGSTESESTQEDLEEEEEEEEEEEEEEEEDCIQVKDEEGESGTEEGPDSEESSAGYKKVFSDAQQLQPLQVYQAPLSLATVPHQALGRTQSSPAAPGGMKSPPDQPTKHLFTTGVVYDTFMLKHQCMCGNTHVHPEHAGRIQSIWSRLQETGLLSKCERIRGRKATLDEIQTVHSEYHTLLYGTSPLNRQKLDSKKLLGPISQKMYAVLPCGGIGVDSDTVWNEMHSSSAVRMAVGCLVELAFKVAAGELKNGFAIIRPPGHHAEESTAMGFCFFNSVAITAKLLQQKLNVGKVLIVDWDIHHGNGTQQAFYNDPSVLYISLHRYDNGNFFPGSGAPEEVGGGPGVGYNVNVAWTGGVDPPIGDVEYLTAFRTVVMPIAHEFSPDVVLVSAGFDAVEGHLSPLGGYSVTARCFGHLTRQLMTLAGGRVVLALEGGHDLTAICDASEACVSALLSVELQPLDEAVLQQKPNINAVATLEKVIEIQSKHWSCVQRFAAGLGRSLREAQAGETEEAETVSAMALLSVGAEQAQAAAAREHSPRPAEEPMEQEPAL, from the exons TGGAGGTGAAGCCGGTGCTGCCGGGAGCCATGCCCAGCtccatggggggcgggggtggaggcaGCCCCAGCCCCGCGGAGCTGCGGGGTGCCCTGGCGGGCCCTGTGGACCCCTCACTGAGggagcagcagctgcagcaggaGCTCCTGGCActcaagcagcagcagcagctgcagaaGCAGCTCCTGTTCGCCGAGTTCCAGAAACAGCACGACCACCTGACGCGGCAGCATGAGGTCCAGCTGCAGAAGCACCTCAAG cagcagcaggagatGCTGGCGGCCAAGAGGCAGCAGGAGCTGGAGCAGCAGCGGCAGCGGGAGCAGCAGCGGCAGGAAGAGCTGGAGAAGCAGCGGCTGGAGCAGCAGCTGCTCATCCTGCGAAACAaggagaagagcaaagaga GTGCCATCGCCAGCACTGAGGTGAAGCTGAGGCTCCAGGAATTCCTCTTGTCGAAGTCAAAGGAGCCCACGCCAGGCGGCCTCAACCATTCCCTCCCACAGCATCCCAAATGCTG gGGAGCCCACCATGCTTCTTTGGACCAGAGTTCCCCTCCCCAGAGTGGCCCCCCTGGGACGCCTCCCTCCTACAAACTGCCTTTGCTTGGGCCCTATGACAGCCGCGATGACTTCCCCCTCCGCAAAACAG CCTCTGAACCCAACTTGAAAGTGCGTTCGAGGCTAAAGCAGAAGGTGGCTGAGCGGAGAAGCAGTCCCCTCCTGCGTCGCAAGGATGGGACAGTCATTAGCACCTTTAAGAAGAGAGCTGTTGAGATCACTGGTGCTGGGCCTGGAG TGTCGTCCGTGTGTAACAGCGCACCAGGCTCCGGCCCCAGCTCTCCCAACAGCTCCCACAGCACCATTGCTGAGAATGGCTTTACTGGCTCAGTCCCCAACATCCCCACTGAG ATGCTCCCCCAGCACCGGGCCCTCCCTCTGGACAGCTCCCCCAACCAGTTCAGCCTCTAcacgtctccctctctgcccaacATCTCCCTAGGGCTGCAGGCCACAGTCACTGTCACCAACTCGCACCTCACG gcctccccgAAGCTGTCAACGCAGCAGGAGGCCGAGAGGCAGGCCCTCCAGTCCCTGCGGCAGGGTGGCGCGCTGACGGGCAAGTTCATGAGCACATCCTCCATCCCCGGCTGCCTGCTGGGTGTGGCGCTGGAGGGTGACACCAGCCCCCACGGGCATGCCTCCCTGCTGCAGCACGTGCTGCTGCTGGAGCAGGCTCGGCAGCAAAGCACCCTCATCGCCG TGCCACTCCACGGGCAGTCCCCGCTGGTGACAGGTGAACGTGTGGCCACCAGCATGCGGACAGTGGGCAAGCTCCCGCGGCACCGGCCCTTGAGCCGCACTCAGTCCTCCCCGCTACCCCAGAGCCCCCAGGCCCTGCAGCAGCTGGTCAtgcagcagcagcaccagcagtTCCTGGAGAAACAGAAGCAACAGCAGCTGCAGCTGGGCAAG ATCCTCACCAAGACTGGGGAGCTGCCACGGCAGCCCACCACCCACCccgaggagacagaggaggagctgACGGAGCAGCAGGAGGCCTTGCTTGGGGAGGGGGCCCTGTCCATCCCCCGGGAAGGCTCCACGGAGAGTGAGAGTACGCAGGAagacctggaggaggaggaagaggaggaggaggaggaggaggaagaggaggaggaggactgcATCCAGGTCAAGGACGAGGAGGGCGAGAGCGGCACCGAGGAGGGGCCCGACTCGGAGGAGTCCAGTGCTGGTTACAAGAAG GTGTTCTCAGATGCCCAGCAGCTGCAGCCCCTTCAGGTGTATCAGGCACCCCTCAGCCTGGCCACTGTGCCCCACCAGGCCCTGGGCCGCACCCAGTCCTCACCTGCTGCCCCTGGGGGCATGAAGAGCCCCCCAGACCAGCCCACCAAGCACCTCTTCACCACAG GTGTGGTCTACGACACGTTCATGCTGAAGCATCAGTGCATGTGCGGGAACACACACGTGCACCCTGAGCATGCTGGCCGGATCCAGAGCATCTGGTCTCGGCTGCAGGAGACAGGCCTGCTTAGCAAGTGTGAG CGGATCCGGGGTCGCAAAGCCACACTGGACGAGATCCAGACGGTGCACTCCGAATACCACACGCTGCTCTATGGGACCAGCCCCCTCAACCGACAGAAGCTTGACAGCAAGAAGCTGCTTG GCCCCATCAGCCAGAAGATGTATGCCGTGCTGCCTTGTGGGGGCATTGGG GTGGACAGTGACACTGTGTGGAACGAGATGCACTCCTCCAGTGCTGTGCGCATGGCAGTGGGCTGCCTGGTAGAGCTGGCTTTCAAGGTGGCAGCAGGAGAGCTCAAG AATGGATTTGCCATCATCCGGCCCCCAGGACACCACGCAGAGGAATCCACAGCCAT ggGATTCTGCTTCTTCAACTCTGTAGCCATCACAGCCAAACTCCTACAGCAGAAGCTGAACGTGGGCAAGGTTCTCATCGTGGACTGG GACATTCACCACGGCAATGGCACCCAACAAGCGTTTTACAATGACCCGTCTGTGCTCTACATCTCCCTGCATCGCTATGACAACGGGAACTTCTTTCCAGGCTCTGGGGCTCCTGAAGAG GTTGGCGGAGGGCCAGGTGTGGGGTACAATGTGAACGTGGCATGGACGGGAGGTGTGGATCCCCCCATCGGAGATGTGGAGTACCTAACGGCCTTCAG GACAGTGGTGATGCCCATTGCCCACGAGTTCTCACCTGACGTGGTCCTGGTCTCTGCCGGGTTTGATGCTGTTGAGGGACACCTGTCTCCACTGGGTGGCTACTCTGTCACCGCCAGAT GTTTTGGCCACTTAACCAGGCAGCTGATGACGCTGGCAGGGGGCCGGGTGGTGCTGGCCCTGGAGGGAGGCCACGACTTGACCGCCATCTGTGATGCCTCTGAGGCCTGTGTCTCAGCCCTGCTCAGCGTGGAG CTGCAGCCCTTGGACGAGGCAGTCTTGCAACAAAAGCCCAACATCAACGCAGTGGCCACGCTAGAGAAAGTCATCGAGATCCAGA GCAAACACTGGAGCTGCGTACAGAGGTTCGCTGCTGGTCTAGGCCGTTCCCTGCGGGAGGCCCAGGCAGGGGAGACGGAGGAGGCTGAGACTGTGAGTGCCATGGCCTTGCTGTCGGTGGGGGCCGAGCAGGCCCAGGCTGCTGCAGCCCGGGAGCACAGCCCCAG GCCGGCAGAGGAGCCCATGGAACAGGAGCCTGCCCTGTGA
- the HDAC5 gene encoding histone deacetylase 5 isoform X6, with product MNSPTESDGMSGREPSLEILPRTPLHGIPVAVEVKPVLPGAMPSSMGGGGGGSPSPAELRGALAGPVDPSLREQQLQQELLALKQQQQLQKQLLFAEFQKQHDHLTRQHEVQLQKHLKQQQEMLAAKRQQELEQQRQREQQRQEELEKQRLEQQLLILRNKEKSKESAIASTEVKLRLQEFLLSKSKEPTPGGLNHSLPQHPKCWGAHHASLDQSSPPQSGPPGTPPSYKLPLLGPYDSRDDFPLRKTASEPNLKVRSRLKQKVAERRSSPLLRRKDGTVISTFKKRAVEITGAGPGVSSVCNSAPGSGPSSPNSSHSTIAENGFTGSVPNIPTEMLPQHRALPLDSSPNQFSLYTSPSLPNISLGLQATVTVTNSHLTASPKLSTQQEAERQALQSLRQGGALTGKFMSTSSIPGCLLGVALEGDTSPHGHASLLQHVLLLEQARQQSTLIAVPLHGQSPLVTGERVATSMRTVGKLPRHRPLSRTQSSPLPQSPQALQQLVMQQQHQQFLEKQKQQQLQLGKILTKTGELPRQPTTHPEETEEELTEQQEALLGEGALSIPREGSTESESTQEDLEEEEEEEEEEEEEEEEDCIQVKDEEGESGTEEGPDSEESSAGYKKVFSDAQQLQPLQVYQAPLSLATVPHQALGRTQSSPAAPGGMKSPPDQPTKHLFTTGVVYDTFMLKHQCMCGNTHVHPEHAGRIQSIWSRLQETGLLSKCERIRGRKATLDEIQTVHSEYHTLLYGTSPLNRQKLDSKKLLGPISQKMYAVLPCGGIGVDSDTVWNEMHSSSAVRMAVGCLVELAFKVAAGELKNGFAIIRPPGHHAEESTAMGFCFFNSVAITAKLLQQKLNVGKVLIVDWDIHHGNGTQQAFYNDPSVLYISLHRYDNGNFFPGSGAPEEVGGGPGVGYNVNVAWTGGVDPPIGDVEYLTAFRTVVMPIAHEFSPDVVLVSAGFDAVEGHLSPLGGYSVTARCFGHLTRQLMTLAGGRVVLALEGGHDLTAICDASEACVSALLSVELQPLDEAVLQQKPNINAVATLEKVIEIQSKHWSCVQRFAAGLGRSLREAQAGETEEAETVSAMALLSVGAEQAQAAAAREHSPRPAEEPMEQEPAL from the exons TGGAGGTGAAGCCGGTGCTGCCGGGAGCCATGCCCAGCtccatggggggcgggggtggaggcaGCCCCAGCCCCGCGGAGCTGCGGGGTGCCCTGGCGGGCCCTGTGGACCCCTCACTGAGggagcagcagctgcagcaggaGCTCCTGGCActcaagcagcagcagcagctgcagaaGCAGCTCCTGTTCGCCGAGTTCCAGAAACAGCACGACCACCTGACGCGGCAGCATGAGGTCCAGCTGCAGAAGCACCTCAAG cagcagcaggagatGCTGGCGGCCAAGAGGCAGCAGGAGCTGGAGCAGCAGCGGCAGCGGGAGCAGCAGCGGCAGGAAGAGCTGGAGAAGCAGCGGCTGGAGCAGCAGCTGCTCATCCTGCGAAACAaggagaagagcaaagaga GTGCCATCGCCAGCACTGAGGTGAAGCTGAGGCTCCAGGAATTCCTCTTGTCGAAGTCAAAGGAGCCCACGCCAGGCGGCCTCAACCATTCCCTCCCACAGCATCCCAAATGCTG gGGAGCCCACCATGCTTCTTTGGACCAGAGTTCCCCTCCCCAGAGTGGCCCCCCTGGGACGCCTCCCTCCTACAAACTGCCTTTGCTTGGGCCCTATGACAGCCGCGATGACTTCCCCCTCCGCAAAACAG CCTCTGAACCCAACTTGAAAGTGCGTTCGAGGCTAAAGCAGAAGGTGGCTGAGCGGAGAAGCAGTCCCCTCCTGCGTCGCAAGGATGGGACAGTCATTAGCACCTTTAAGAAGAGAGCTGTTGAGATCACTGGTGCTGGGCCTGGAG TGTCGTCCGTGTGTAACAGCGCACCAGGCTCCGGCCCCAGCTCTCCCAACAGCTCCCACAGCACCATTGCTGAGAATGGCTTTACTGGCTCAGTCCCCAACATCCCCACTGAG ATGCTCCCCCAGCACCGGGCCCTCCCTCTGGACAGCTCCCCCAACCAGTTCAGCCTCTAcacgtctccctctctgcccaacATCTCCCTAGGGCTGCAGGCCACAGTCACTGTCACCAACTCGCACCTCACG gcctccccgAAGCTGTCAACGCAGCAGGAGGCCGAGAGGCAGGCCCTCCAGTCCCTGCGGCAGGGTGGCGCGCTGACGGGCAAGTTCATGAGCACATCCTCCATCCCCGGCTGCCTGCTGGGTGTGGCGCTGGAGGGTGACACCAGCCCCCACGGGCATGCCTCCCTGCTGCAGCACGTGCTGCTGCTGGAGCAGGCTCGGCAGCAAAGCACCCTCATCGCCG TGCCACTCCACGGGCAGTCCCCGCTGGTGACAGGTGAACGTGTGGCCACCAGCATGCGGACAGTGGGCAAGCTCCCGCGGCACCGGCCCTTGAGCCGCACTCAGTCCTCCCCGCTACCCCAGAGCCCCCAGGCCCTGCAGCAGCTGGTCAtgcagcagcagcaccagcagtTCCTGGAGAAACAGAAGCAACAGCAGCTGCAGCTGGGCAAG ATCCTCACCAAGACTGGGGAGCTGCCACGGCAGCCCACCACCCACCccgaggagacagaggaggagctgACGGAGCAGCAGGAGGCCTTGCTTGGGGAGGGGGCCCTGTCCATCCCCCGGGAAGGCTCCACGGAGAGTGAGAGTACGCAGGAagacctggaggaggaggaagaggaggaggaggaggaggaggaagaggaggaggaggactgcATCCAGGTCAAGGACGAGGAGGGCGAGAGCGGCACCGAGGAGGGGCCCGACTCGGAGGAGTCCAGTGCTGGTTACAAGAAG GTGTTCTCAGATGCCCAGCAGCTGCAGCCCCTTCAGGTGTATCAGGCACCCCTCAGCCTGGCCACTGTGCCCCACCAGGCCCTGGGCCGCACCCAGTCCTCACCTGCTGCCCCTGGGGGCATGAAGAGCCCCCCAGACCAGCCCACCAAGCACCTCTTCACCACAG GTGTGGTCTACGACACGTTCATGCTGAAGCATCAGTGCATGTGCGGGAACACACACGTGCACCCTGAGCATGCTGGCCGGATCCAGAGCATCTGGTCTCGGCTGCAGGAGACAGGCCTGCTTAGCAAGTGTGAG CGGATCCGGGGTCGCAAAGCCACACTGGACGAGATCCAGACGGTGCACTCCGAATACCACACGCTGCTCTATGGGACCAGCCCCCTCAACCGACAGAAGCTTGACAGCAAGAAGCTGCTTG GCCCCATCAGCCAGAAGATGTATGCCGTGCTGCCTTGTGGGGGCATTGGG GTGGACAGTGACACTGTGTGGAACGAGATGCACTCCTCCAGTGCTGTGCGCATGGCAGTGGGCTGCCTGGTAGAGCTGGCTTTCAAGGTGGCAGCAGGAGAGCTCAAG AATGGATTTGCCATCATCCGGCCCCCAGGACACCACGCAGAGGAATCCACAGCCAT ggGATTCTGCTTCTTCAACTCTGTAGCCATCACAGCCAAACTCCTACAGCAGAAGCTGAACGTGGGCAAGGTTCTCATCGTGGACTGG GACATTCACCACGGCAATGGCACCCAACAAGCGTTTTACAATGACCCGTCTGTGCTCTACATCTCCCTGCATCGCTATGACAACGGGAACTTCTTTCCAGGCTCTGGGGCTCCTGAAGAG GTTGGCGGAGGGCCAGGTGTGGGGTACAATGTGAACGTGGCATGGACGGGAGGTGTGGATCCCCCCATCGGAGATGTGGAGTACCTAACGGCCTTCAG GACAGTGGTGATGCCCATTGCCCACGAGTTCTCACCTGACGTGGTCCTGGTCTCTGCCGGGTTTGATGCTGTTGAGGGACACCTGTCTCCACTGGGTGGCTACTCTGTCACCGCCAGAT GTTTTGGCCACTTAACCAGGCAGCTGATGACGCTGGCAGGGGGCCGGGTGGTGCTGGCCCTGGAGGGAGGCCACGACTTGACCGCCATCTGTGATGCCTCTGAGGCCTGTGTCTCAGCCCTGCTCAGCGTGGAG CTGCAGCCCTTGGACGAGGCAGTCTTGCAACAAAAGCCCAACATCAACGCAGTGGCCACGCTAGAGAAAGTCATCGAGATCCAGA GCAAACACTGGAGCTGCGTACAGAGGTTCGCTGCTGGTCTAGGCCGTTCCCTGCGGGAGGCCCAGGCAGGGGAGACGGAGGAGGCTGAGACTGTGAGTGCCATGGCCTTGCTGTCGGTGGGGGCCGAGCAGGCCCAGGCTGCTGCAGCCCGGGAGCACAGCCCCAG GCCGGCAGAGGAGCCCATGGAACAGGAGCCTGCCCTGTGA